One Dehalococcoidales bacterium genomic window, TGGAAGGCGCTCCCCGGCTTAAGGTAATCAGTAACTACGCCGTGGGATTCGACAACATCGACGTCGAAGAGGCTACCAGACACGGTATCGTAGTCGGTAACACCCCCGGAGTTCTCACCGAGACAACCGCCGACTTTGCCTTTGTGCTCCTCATGTCCGCTGCCAGGCGTGTGGTGGAGGCGGCCAACCACACCACGCAGGGAAAATGGCTGACATGGGGCCCGATGACACTACTCGGCCAGGACATTCACCATGCCACACTGGGCCTGGTCGGGCTGGGCCGTATCGGGAGTGAGGTCGCGCGGCGTGCCAGGGGCTTCAGCATGGAGGTCATCTACTACGATGTAACAAGGCACAGTAAGGCGGAGGAGACAGAGCTCGGTGTGGAGTATGTCCCGGACCTGAATACCCTGCTGGCTCGTTCCGACTTCATCAGCATGCACGTCCCCCTGACGGATGGAACACGCCATCTTATCGGTGCCGAGCAGTTCTCCACAATGAAACCTTCAGCCGTGTTTATCAATACATCGCGTGGCGCGGTTGTCGACCAGAAGGCGCTCTATGAGGCGCTCAAAAACCGACAAATCTTTACCGCAGCGCTTGATGT contains:
- a CDS encoding D-glycerate dehydrogenase; protein product: MTTPRVFITRRIEQEALNRIAEAAEMEVWQEELPPPYDTIREKARDADGLLTLLSDRIDATVMEGAPRLKVISNYAVGFDNIDVEEATRHGIVVGNTPGVLTETTADFAFVLLMSAARRVVEAANHTTQGKWLTWGPMTLLGQDIHHATLGLVGLGRIGSEVARRARGFSMEVIYYDVTRHSKAEETELGVEYVPDLNTLLARSDFISMHVPLTDGTRHLIGAEQFSTMKPSAVFINTSRGAVVDQKALYEALKNRQIFTAALDVTEVEPIPPDDPLLTLDNVIIAPHIASASFATRRNMAFMAAENLLAGLRGEIPPNCVNPEALRA